The DNA sequence TGGCAAATAGTCATAAGCGCCGCCTTCAGACGCCTTGATCGCTGTCATGAAGGTGTTTTGGGCACTCATCACCAGCACAGGCAAATCCGGACGTGACCGGCGAATACGTGGCAGCATGTCGAAGGCATTCTCATCCGGCATGATCACATCAGTGATCACCAAATCGCCGTCGCCCGCAGAGATCCAGCGCCACAGCGTGGCGGCGTTGGAGGTGATGCGTACGTCATAGCCGGCCCGGGTCAGGGCCTGGTTGAGCACGGTCCGGATCGCCGCGTCATCGTCAGCGACTAGTATGGTGGCTTTGCCCATCGGTTCAGTCCTTTTGGCCGGACGCGCTGCCCTTGACTGACGGCAGCGGCTTGATTGGCCGGCCGTCGGGCGAGACCGGCATCAGAATTCGGAAGGTGGTTTTGCGGCTTTGGCTGTCACATTCAACGATGCCGCCATGACCACCGACAAGCTTGGCGACGAGCGCCAACCCCAGCCCAGAGCCATTTGTCTTGGTGGTGATGAAGGGGTCAAACAGATGCGGCACCAGGTCGGCCGGCACGCCTGGCCCGTTATCCTGCACGCAAAATTCCAGCGGAAGTGAAACCTTTTCCCGGGTGCCGGCAACCGACAGCTTGATGCCGGGGCGATAGGCGGTGGTCAGAACGATTTCGCCATTTGGATCATCGCCGACTGATTCAGCCGCGTTCTTGACCAGGTTCAGGAATACCTGAACCAGCTGATCGCGGTTGGCATAAACCGACGGCAGTGACGGATCGTAGAGTTCGGAGAACTTGATCTTACGGGCAAACCCGGCCTTGGCCACCGCCTTGACGTGATCAAGTACAGAATGGATGTTGACCGGCACCCGGTCCACCGGGCGTTCATCCGAGAAGATCTCCATGCGGTCGACCAGCGACACAATGCGGTCAGTTTCATCGCGGATCAACCGGGTCAGGGCGCGGTCCTCGTCGCCCACCGACATTTCCAGCAATTGCGCAGCACCTCGAATACCCGACAGCGGGTTCTTGATTTCATGGGCCAGCATCGAGGCCAGACCGGTGACCGAGCGCGCAGCGGCACGATGGGTCAGCTGGCGGTCGATCTTGTCGGCCATCGAGCGTTCCTGAAACACCACCACGACATTGCCCGGAAGGCCGGCAACCGGGGCGACATAGAGATCGACCAGTTTGTCGCTGCCCAGCCGCGGCGAACTCAGGTCGACGCGGTATTCATTGACCGCCGCCCGGCGCTCACGCACCTGGTCGATGAGCTCCAACAGCGGGCTGCCGAACGGAATGACCGAATCGATCGTGTGCCGGGCGAGATGCGCCGCGCTGGCAGCGAAAAAAGCTTCTGCCTCCCAGTTGGCAAAGCAGACGATGCTGTCGCCATCGACCATGATCACCGGGTGCTGGATCGCGTTGAGCACCATGATGGCGGTGTCCGCATCCGCGCCACCGATCTGAGCCGCCAGTTTTTCGCTCATGCCGCATTCTCCAATACCGAAGCTGAAGCGACGCCGCCGTCCAAAGCTTCGGCAAACCAGGTCCAGACCTGGTCGGCGTTGCGCGAGGTCATCATCGCGGTTTTGAGCGCCGCCGGCGTCTCCGGCGCCAGCGTCTCGAGATACCAGCCTATGTGTTTGCGGGCATGGCGGACGCCGACATCTTCCCCGTAATGGTCGACCATCAACCGGTAGTGCTCCAGCGCCACCGCATTGCGGGCCTCTCCGTGCGCAGGCACCGCATCGGAACCGGCCAGTTCACCGCAAATCCACGGCTGGCCGCGTGAGGCGCGGCCGACCATCACCGCGTCGGCGCCCGAGCGGCGCAGACACTCGGCAATATCGGCACGGCTGGTGACGTCACCATTGGCAATCAGCGGGACGGTGATGGCCTCGCGGACGCGGGCGATGGCATCCCAATTGGCAATGCCTTCGTAAAACTGCATGCGGGTACGGCCATGCACAGTGATCATCTGCACGCCAGCTGCCTCGGCGCGGGCAGCTATCAGCGCCGCATTGTGATTTTCATCATCCCAGCCAAGCCGCATTTTCAAAGTCACCGGCACCGACACCGCCTTTACCGTCGCCTCGATCAGGTCAAGCGCATGATCGGGATCGCGCATCAATGCGGATCCGGAATAGCCGCCCGTGACCTTCTTGGCAGGGCACCCCATGTTGATGTCGATCATCGCAGCGCCTTCTGCCTCGGCGATCCGCGCCGCCTCGCCCATCCACCAGGCTTCGCGTCCGGCGAGTTGAACCACATGCGGGTCAATACCGTCACCGCGCAAGCGCACCTGTGATTCGCGCCGCTCCGTGACAAGCTCGCGGCTTGCCACCATCTCTGTGAACACCAGCCCGGCGCCGTGTTTCCAGGCCAACTGCCTGAACGGCAAGTCGGAAATGCCCGACAGCGGCGCCAGGAACACCCGGTTTCGCGCCGTGACCGGTCCGATCTTCAGCGGCTCACTCAAAATGGCTTCGATTTTTTGCATGCGTATCGTGCAACCTTTTTTGTTGCCGCTTTTTTAGCCAATCATTGTGGGATTGCCAAGTCGAATTCACTCGACTGCCGAGAAATATTCAAAAGAGCTTTTTTCCGGTTAACGCAAGCTCTAAACAGGCAGGCAATCGTGTTTCGGGAATTGAATGCACATGAACAATACATCTGAGTTCGGGCTGGTCATCGTCGCGGCCGGCCGTGGCGAACGCGCCGGTCAATCTGCGGACGGGCCAAAGCAATACCGCCTGATTGGCGGGCAGCCGGTGATTGCCGGAACTCTGGCGAGATTTCTGGCACATCCGGGCTGCGGAGACGTCGTGGTGGTCATTCATCCCGATGACGAAGCGCTCTACACCAAGGCTGTCTCCGGACTTTCCGGCGCAGACCGGGTCCGCACGGTGGCTGGCGGCGCCACCCGGCAGGCCTCGGTCCGTGCAGGGCTTGAAGCGCTGTCCGGCGCAGCGCCGCCTTATGTGCTGATCCATGACGCCGTGCGGCCATTTGTGAGCCACGCCAACATTGATGGCGTGCTTAAAGCGCTCCAGGCGGGACATAGCGCCGCCCTGCCCGCTGTCGCGGTCTCCGACACGCTCAAGCGCGGCGACGCATCCGGCAATGTTGTCGGTACCGTGCCGCGTGAAGGACTGTTCGGCGCGCAGACGCCCCAGGGTTTCGATTACGCAGCCATTTCAACAGCCCATGCCCGGGCCGACGCCGCTTCTGATACGGACTTCACCGATGATTGCGCCATTGCCGAGTGGGCGGGCCTCAGCGTGCGGCTGACGCCGGGCAGTCCGTCCAATATCAAACTTACCACAGCCGAGGATATCGCCATGGCCGACGAGAAGCTTGCACCGGCACGGTTGCCTGATGTGCGCACCGGAAACGGCTACGATGTGCACCGGCTGGTTCCGGGCAGCTTTGTCACCCTGTGCGGGGTGGATATCCCGCATGACCAGCGTCTGGACGGGCATTCCGATGCCGATGTCGGCCTGCACGCACTGACCGACGCACTGCTGGCAACTTGTGCTGCGGGCGATATCGGCGATCATTTCCCACCCTCCGACCCGCAGTGGCGTGGCACAGCCTCGCACATCTTTCTAAGTCATGCCGCAGACATCGTGCGAAAGGCCGGTGGCGTGATCATGAATGTGGATGTCACGCTGATCGCCGAAGAACCGAAGATCGGCCCGCACAGGCAGGTCATGCGGGAGGCGCTGGCCGGGATACTCGGAATCTCGGTTGAGCGCTGTTCGGTCAAGGCCACCACCAATGAAACCATCGGTTTTGCCGGCCGCCGCGAGGGCATCGCCGCTATTGCCACTGCCACGGTGGTGTTTGGAGACTATTCATGAGCGAGGCCGAGATGCTTGCCGGGTTGCGCGCCGACTGCCGCGGACTGGCGCAGGAAATCATCGACACTTTCCCCGTACCTGGCGGACTGGTTGCCACCGCTGAGTCTTGCACCGGCGGACTGATTGCCGGCGCGATTACCGATATCGCCGGATCATCGGCAGTGCTGGACCGCGGTTTCGTGACCTACTCCAATGAAGCCAAGCAGGACATGCTCGGGGTCAAACCCGCCACGCTTGCCGCTTTCGGAGCGGTGTCACCGCAAGTGGCGACCGAAATGGTGCTTGGCGCCCGCCGCCGTTCGCGGGCTGACTTCGCCGTGTCTGTGACCGGCGTGGCGGGACCGGGCGGCGGATCGCCGCACAAGCCTGTCGGGCTGGTCTGGATGGGACTGTCGGGACCGGGTGATCTGACCAGCGTTGTCGAACTGCGCTGGGATCCGTCCTGGAGCCGCGACATGATCCGCGCCGCAACGGTGCGGGCCGCACTTGAGGCATTGATCGGCCGGGCGACGCTGCTGTCAGTCTCTCAGGACACGCCTGCTTCGCCGTAAATTTCCCGGGCGCGTTTTTCAAACGCCTCGGCGAACATGCGGAAGGCACGGTCGAACATGGCGCCCATCAGTGCGCCGAGCATCCGGCTCTTGAACTCGTAGTCGATGAAGAACCGGACCTCGCAACCGCCGTTCTCCTGAGCCAGAAAAGTCCATTTGTTGTCGAGATATTTGAACGGGCCATCGAGGTATTTGACATCGATAGCCAGATCATCGGGCTTGAGCAGCACCTGACTGGTGAAGGTTTCGCGGATCTTCTTGTAGCCCACTGTCATGTCGGCAATCAGCAGGGTCTTGCCGTCGCGTTCCTTGCGCGAGCGAACGCTCAGCGCCTCGCACAGCGGCAGGAACTCGGGGTATCGCTCGACATCGGCAACCAGATCAAACATCTGGCGCGGCGAATGCGGAACCGGGCGTGTCGTTTCGTATGTTGGCATCGTCGTATTATGCGTTCACCGCAGCTGCCAGCTTGGCTTCGCGATTGGCCTTGAGCCTGGCGAAATCATCGCCGGCATGGTGCGAGGAACGGGTCAGCGGGCTGGACGACACCATCAGGAAGCCCTTGGTGTAGGCGATCTTCTCGTAGCTCTTGAAGTCCTCGGGCGTGACAAAATCCATCACCTCATGATGCTTGCGGGTCGGCTGCAGATATTGGCCGATGGTCATGAAATCGACCTCCGCAGAGCGCAGATCATCCATCAGTTGCAGCACTTCGTTGCGCTCTTCGCCCAGCCCCACCATGATACCTGACTTGGTGAACATTGTCGGGTCGAGCTCCTTGACCCGCTGCAATAAACGCAATGAATGGAAATAGCGCGCGCCCGGACGAACGGTGAGATAGTTGCCCGGCACGGTTTCGAGATTGTGGTTGAAGACGTCGGGCTTGGCCGCAACGACGCGTTCGAGCGCGCCGGGCTTGCGCAGGAAATCCGGTGTCAGAATTTCAATCGTCGTCTCGGGCGACATAGCGCGGATGGCCCAGATGACTTTTTCGAAATGCTCGGCGCCGCCATCGTCAAGATCGTCGCGGTCGACCGAAGTGATGACCACGTGCATCAGCCCCATCTGCTTGACCGCCTTGGCGACATTTTCCGGCTCGTTCATATCAAGCGCATTAGGCTTGCCGGTCATGACGTTGCAGAAGGCGCAGGCGCGGGTGCAGATCTCGCCCATGATCATGAAGGTGGCGTGCTTCTTGTCCCAGCACTCGCCAATATTGGGGCAACCGGCCTCCTCGCAAACCGTGACGAGATTGTTCTCTTTCACGATGGCGCGGGTTTCCTGATAGCCCTTGGAGGTGGGTGCGCGGACGCGGATCCATTCCGGCTTGCGCTTGACCTCGGTGTCGGGGCGCGCCTGCTTTTCCGGGTGCCTGACACGCTTGGCGACAGAGGCGGTGGCGACAGGCTTTGTGACGTCGAGGATCGTGACCATCAAAAGGTCCCTTTATATGCGTTGTGAATCAGCTGCTCTTGGAGCGACCGAAGACCCAGAGTATCAGGACGGCGCCGGCGATGGCGACGACCAGATTTCCGGCAAATCCGTAGTAGTTGATGTTGAGCACACCGGCGAGCGCGCTGCCGACAAAAGAGCCGGCGATGCCGACAAGTATGTTGGTCAACAGTCCATGTTCGCGGTTCATGGCGCGTTCGGCGACATAGCCGGCAATCAGACCGACCAGCAGCAGGCCGAAAAAGCCGAGCCCCGGCATGGCCAGGAACCCCATCTGATATTCCATCATCATCGTTTGTCTCCGTTGGCCGCGTCACCAAGGGCGCGCATGATCAACCAGAATGTAAGACCGAGCATCAGCCCCATCAATGCCAGGATGGCAGAAAGCGCAAGAATTCCGGCCACTCCCTCAAGCCGAACCGATCCGAACTCGACCGCACCGCGGCCGCGAATGGCCGCCAGACCGGCCAAGGCACCCAGAGCAGCGCCGCCGATCACCGGCAGCACCACAGCCTTTGGCAAGCGGCTTATGCCGCTCACGCGTTGAGTGCCCGTCCGTAGGCATCGAGCACGCTTTCCTTGAGCGTTTCCGAGATCGTCGGATGCGGGAAGATGGTATGCATCAGGTCTTCCTCGGTGGTTTCGAGATTCATCGCCACGACAAAGCCCTGGATCAGCTCGGTGACTTCCGCACCGACCAGATGGGCGCCCAAAAGCTCGCCGGTCTTCTTGTCGAAGATGGTCTTGACCATGCCCTGGTCTTCGCCGAGCGCAATGGCCTTGCCGTTGGCGACAAAGGGGAAGCGGCCGACGCGGATGTCGAGGCCCTGTTCCTTGGCTTTGGCTTCGGTGAGACCGACGGAGGCCACCTGTGGATTGCAATAGGTGCAGCCGGGAATTTTCAGCTTGTCCATCGGGTGGACGTTGGGCAGACCGGCAATCTTCTCGACGCAGATGACGGCTTCATGCTCGGCCTTGTGCGCCAGCATCGGCGGACCTGCGACATCGCCGATGGCGTAGACGCCGGGCACATTGGTCTTGCCGTAGCCATCGATGACGATGCAGCCACGATCGGTCTTGACGCCGAGCGTTTCGAGGCCGAGATTTTCGATGTTGCCCTGAACGCCGACAGCCGAGATCATCCGGTCTGCAGTAATTTTCTCGACCTTGCCGTCCTTGAGTTCGACATGGGCGGTGACCGAGTCAGCGCCCTTTTCGACCTTGGTGACCTTGGCTTCGAGCATGATCTTCATGCCCTGCTTATCGAACTGCTTCTTGGCGAAAGCGGAAATCTCCGCGTCCTCGACCGGCATCACGGTTTTCATGACTTCGACCACGGTCACATCGACACCCATGGTGCGGTAGAACGAGGCGAACTCGATACCGATGGCGCCGGAGCCCATGACCAGCAACGATTTCGGCATTTTTTCGGGCTTCATCGCCTCGAAATAGGTCCAGATCAGCTTGCCATCGGGCTCGATGCCGGGCAGAGCGCGGGGCCGCGCGCCGGTGGCGACGATAATGTGCTTGGCGGTGTAAGTGCCCTCGCCCAGCGTGTTCTTGGGGATCGGGCCCTGCGGCTCGACGATCTTCTTGGTGGTCTTGGCAACGACAATCTCGCCGGGCTTGGTGAGTTTCGCCTCGCCCCAGATGACGTCGACCTTGTTCTTCTTCATCAGAAAGCCGACGCCGCCATTCATCCGCTCGGCAATACCGCGCGAGCGCTTGACGATGGCTTCGATATCCGGCGTCACTGTGCCTTCGAGCTTGAGGCCATAGTTCTTGGCGTGTTCTGAGAGATGCAGTACTTCCGCCGAGCGCAGCAGCGCCTTGGTCGGGATACAGCCCCAGTTGGAGCAGATGCCGGCCAGATGTTCGCGCTCGACCACGGCGGTCTTGAGGCCCAACTGGGCGGCGCGGATGGCTGCGATGTAGCCGCCGGGGCCGGAGCCAATGATGATCACGTCGTAATTGTTTGACACGCCTCGTCTCCTCTAAATCAGGGCGGACGGACCCACGTCCGCCCTGCCGTCAGTTCAGGGCGTGTCAGGACAATTTCAGCCCGCCAGCATCCCGTAGATTTCGTCCTTGAGCTTCAGGCGTTCTTTCCGCATTTCTTCCATGTGGAAATCGTCCGTCGGCTCTACATCGGTTTCGGCGCGGTGGATGGCCCGGTTGGCGTCGTGATAGGCATCAAAGAGTTTGGCGAAATGGGCATCGCTCTGTTTCATTTCATGCATTTTCGCGACGTGCTCGGGAAATTCCTCCGCCAACTCGTGGGGTGTATTTGACATCAATCATCTCCTCGTTGTTTTGGTGATGACTGCAGTCTATCCGCCCTTGGTCCCTGTTCTCCTTGACCCTGGTCAATTGTTCTAAAATCAGTGCCCCAACAAAAGCCGGGCCACCGGCACCAAACCGCGGCCAATTGCACGCGTGTTCCCTGCATCCAGATGTACGCCATCGATGGACGAGCACTGAGCCACAGATCCTGCATCGAAGAAGCCCGCGCCGGTATCGTCGGCCAGATCGGCATAGAACGATGCCAGCATCGCCGATTGGGCGACACCGCCCTC is a window from the Hoeflea sp. IMCC20628 genome containing:
- a CDS encoding nitrogen regulation protein NR(II) — translated: MSEKLAAQIGGADADTAIMVLNAIQHPVIMVDGDSIVCFANWEAEAFFAASAAHLARHTIDSVIPFGSPLLELIDQVRERRAAVNEYRVDLSSPRLGSDKLVDLYVAPVAGLPGNVVVVFQERSMADKIDRQLTHRAAARSVTGLASMLAHEIKNPLSGIRGAAQLLEMSVGDEDRALTRLIRDETDRIVSLVDRMEIFSDERPVDRVPVNIHSVLDHVKAVAKAGFARKIKFSELYDPSLPSVYANRDQLVQVFLNLVKNAAESVGDDPNGEIVLTTAYRPGIKLSVAGTREKVSLPLEFCVQDNGPGVPADLVPHLFDPFITTKTNGSGLGLALVAKLVGGHGGIVECDSQSRKTTFRILMPVSPDGRPIKPLPSVKGSASGQKD
- the dusB gene encoding tRNA dihydrouridine synthase DusB — encoded protein: MQKIEAILSEPLKIGPVTARNRVFLAPLSGISDLPFRQLAWKHGAGLVFTEMVASRELVTERRESQVRLRGDGIDPHVVQLAGREAWWMGEAARIAEAEGAAMIDINMGCPAKKVTGGYSGSALMRDPDHALDLIEATVKAVSVPVTLKMRLGWDDENHNAALIAARAEAAGVQMITVHGRTRMQFYEGIANWDAIARVREAITVPLIANGDVTSRADIAECLRRSGADAVMVGRASRGQPWICGELAGSDAVPAHGEARNAVALEHYRLMVDHYGEDVGVRHARKHIGWYLETLAPETPAALKTAMMTSRNADQVWTWFAEALDGGVASASVLENAA
- a CDS encoding bifunctional 2-C-methyl-D-erythritol 4-phosphate cytidylyltransferase/2-C-methyl-D-erythritol 2,4-cyclodiphosphate synthase: MNNTSEFGLVIVAAGRGERAGQSADGPKQYRLIGGQPVIAGTLARFLAHPGCGDVVVVIHPDDEALYTKAVSGLSGADRVRTVAGGATRQASVRAGLEALSGAAPPYVLIHDAVRPFVSHANIDGVLKALQAGHSAALPAVAVSDTLKRGDASGNVVGTVPREGLFGAQTPQGFDYAAISTAHARADAASDTDFTDDCAIAEWAGLSVRLTPGSPSNIKLTTAEDIAMADEKLAPARLPDVRTGNGYDVHRLVPGSFVTLCGVDIPHDQRLDGHSDADVGLHALTDALLATCAAGDIGDHFPPSDPQWRGTASHIFLSHAADIVRKAGGVIMNVDVTLIAEEPKIGPHRQVMREALAGILGISVERCSVKATTNETIGFAGRREGIAAIATATVVFGDYS
- a CDS encoding CinA family protein, with the protein product MSEAEMLAGLRADCRGLAQEIIDTFPVPGGLVATAESCTGGLIAGAITDIAGSSAVLDRGFVTYSNEAKQDMLGVKPATLAAFGAVSPQVATEMVLGARRRSRADFAVSVTGVAGPGGGSPHKPVGLVWMGLSGPGDLTSVVELRWDPSWSRDMIRAATVRAALEALIGRATLLSVSQDTPASP
- a CDS encoding type II toxin-antitoxin system RatA family toxin gives rise to the protein MPTYETTRPVPHSPRQMFDLVADVERYPEFLPLCEALSVRSRKERDGKTLLIADMTVGYKKIRETFTSQVLLKPDDLAIDVKYLDGPFKYLDNKWTFLAQENGGCEVRFFIDYEFKSRMLGALMGAMFDRAFRMFAEAFEKRAREIYGEAGVS
- the lipA gene encoding lipoyl synthase — its product is MVTILDVTKPVATASVAKRVRHPEKQARPDTEVKRKPEWIRVRAPTSKGYQETRAIVKENNLVTVCEEAGCPNIGECWDKKHATFMIMGEICTRACAFCNVMTGKPNALDMNEPENVAKAVKQMGLMHVVITSVDRDDLDDGGAEHFEKVIWAIRAMSPETTIEILTPDFLRKPGALERVVAAKPDVFNHNLETVPGNYLTVRPGARYFHSLRLLQRVKELDPTMFTKSGIMVGLGEERNEVLQLMDDLRSAEVDFMTIGQYLQPTRKHHEVMDFVTPEDFKSYEKIAYTKGFLMVSSSPLTRSSHHAGDDFARLKANREAKLAAAVNA
- a CDS encoding GlsB/YeaQ/YmgE family stress response membrane protein, yielding MMEYQMGFLAMPGLGFFGLLLVGLIAGYVAERAMNREHGLLTNILVGIAGSFVGSALAGVLNINYYGFAGNLVVAIAGAVLILWVFGRSKSS
- the lpdA gene encoding dihydrolipoyl dehydrogenase, with translation MSNNYDVIIIGSGPGGYIAAIRAAQLGLKTAVVEREHLAGICSNWGCIPTKALLRSAEVLHLSEHAKNYGLKLEGTVTPDIEAIVKRSRGIAERMNGGVGFLMKKNKVDVIWGEAKLTKPGEIVVAKTTKKIVEPQGPIPKNTLGEGTYTAKHIIVATGARPRALPGIEPDGKLIWTYFEAMKPEKMPKSLLVMGSGAIGIEFASFYRTMGVDVTVVEVMKTVMPVEDAEISAFAKKQFDKQGMKIMLEAKVTKVEKGADSVTAHVELKDGKVEKITADRMISAVGVQGNIENLGLETLGVKTDRGCIVIDGYGKTNVPGVYAIGDVAGPPMLAHKAEHEAVICVEKIAGLPNVHPMDKLKIPGCTYCNPQVASVGLTEAKAKEQGLDIRVGRFPFVANGKAIALGEDQGMVKTIFDKKTGELLGAHLVGAEVTELIQGFVVAMNLETTEEDLMHTIFPHPTISETLKESVLDAYGRALNA
- a CDS encoding YdcH family protein; translation: MSNTPHELAEEFPEHVAKMHEMKQSDAHFAKLFDAYHDANRAIHRAETDVEPTDDFHMEEMRKERLKLKDEIYGMLAG